The proteins below are encoded in one region of bacterium:
- a CDS encoding cation-transporting P-type ATPase — protein sequence MPSFSDRTPEDIARELDADLARGLSMDEAARRLRSHGANVFEARPRATFGSVVLGQLKSPLVAVLLLGGVATIILGEFLDALVISIALAINVFIGTLQENRASRAFDRLTASQVQYATVIRDGRHGVVRAADLVTGDIVELASGAAVPADVRLTSASNLLTNEAALTGEWAPVVKDTELRAEGVPLIERSNIAWMGTLVVSGRGAGIVVATGAETELGKIAAELILPEERPTPMQVNLRHLAHFMLMAVVCSLVFIVALSLVRGRAFVDVILLSVAVAVATMPAGLPAAVTVVLAIGMERILQRGGLVRNLIAAETLGSTTVILTDKTGTLTEGTVALEALYPAELLEESDRAGLQAAEKTAQPLLRTAILAAESFITESEREPEKFIVHGRPLEKAIVAAGLAEGVSRVDLERLTPRLDVLAFDSTLRFSGSLHAFGRAGGTRGKEASRFSVVGAPELILEHAQFLERGSRRVRMSAAYRARALGELERLARGGLRVVGIGYRSVSWIEIPDGNRAVRGVGDGAEPHLLQSLVFLGLIALRDPLRSDAAAAVETAHSAGARVIMVTGDNIETARRVAYEASVAPRGAIALTGADVEKLTDLALGEALERTEIFARMLPEHKLRLVRVLKNRGEVVAMTGDGVNDAPALISSDIGIALGSGTDVAKEAADIVLVNNSFSVIIAAIEEGRRIIDNLKKIVAYLLSTSFSEVIVIGGSLIAGGPLPLLPAQILWTNIIEEGFMNFAFAFEPKEPDLMRRSPRESTARIVVTREMRWLIAMIAAVTGALLLALYFLFLRLDLPEARLRTLMFVALSIDSIFFSFSLKNLREPVWKLNLFSNRYLLMALTSSITLLFTALFFPPVRTLLSLVPLGAPELLFLLGVGLVNLATIEVGKWFVFRRRRRQK from the coding sequence ATGCCATCTTTTTCTGATCGCACTCCCGAAGACATCGCGCGAGAGCTTGACGCGGACCTTGCGCGCGGGCTCTCCATGGACGAGGCCGCGCGGCGGCTTCGCTCTCACGGCGCGAATGTCTTTGAAGCGCGGCCGCGCGCGACGTTTGGGAGCGTTGTTCTCGGGCAGCTCAAGAGTCCGCTTGTCGCAGTATTGCTCCTTGGCGGCGTTGCGACGATTATTCTCGGCGAGTTTCTCGACGCGCTCGTCATCTCTATCGCGCTTGCGATCAATGTGTTTATCGGGACGCTCCAAGAGAATCGCGCGTCCCGCGCGTTCGATCGCTTGACGGCCTCGCAAGTACAATACGCGACAGTGATCCGAGATGGCAGGCACGGGGTCGTCCGTGCGGCGGACCTGGTGACGGGCGACATCGTAGAGCTTGCCTCGGGGGCTGCTGTGCCCGCTGACGTGCGACTCACGAGCGCGAGCAATCTTCTCACCAACGAGGCGGCGCTCACCGGCGAGTGGGCACCGGTTGTTAAGGACACGGAGCTTCGAGCGGAGGGCGTGCCGCTCATTGAGCGGAGCAATATTGCGTGGATGGGGACGCTCGTTGTCAGCGGTCGGGGTGCAGGGATTGTCGTCGCGACGGGCGCTGAGACCGAGCTCGGCAAAATTGCAGCGGAGCTCATCTTGCCCGAAGAGCGTCCGACCCCGATGCAGGTGAACCTCCGCCACCTCGCGCACTTCATGCTCATGGCGGTCGTTTGCTCTCTTGTTTTTATTGTCGCGCTTTCACTCGTGCGGGGGAGGGCGTTCGTTGATGTCATACTGTTATCAGTCGCGGTTGCCGTTGCAACGATGCCTGCCGGGCTTCCGGCAGCGGTCACGGTTGTGCTTGCCATTGGCATGGAGCGAATTTTACAACGCGGCGGTCTCGTGCGGAACTTGATTGCCGCGGAGACCCTGGGGAGTACGACAGTGATCCTTACTGATAAGACGGGGACATTGACTGAAGGCACGGTTGCGCTCGAGGCACTCTACCCCGCAGAGCTCCTTGAAGAGAGTGACCGAGCCGGGCTTCAAGCGGCTGAGAAGACGGCGCAGCCGCTCCTCCGCACTGCGATCCTTGCTGCCGAATCGTTTATTACCGAGTCCGAACGTGAGCCGGAGAAATTTATCGTACACGGCCGGCCGCTTGAGAAGGCAATCGTCGCCGCAGGCCTTGCCGAGGGGGTGAGTCGCGTTGACCTTGAACGCCTGACTCCACGACTCGATGTGCTTGCGTTTGACTCGACACTCCGTTTCAGTGGCTCACTACACGCGTTTGGGCGCGCGGGGGGTACTCGCGGCAAGGAAGCGAGCCGATTTTCGGTGGTTGGCGCGCCGGAGCTCATCCTCGAACACGCCCAGTTTCTCGAGCGAGGTTCTCGGAGAGTGCGCATGAGTGCGGCGTATCGAGCGCGCGCTCTCGGAGAACTCGAGCGTCTCGCGCGAGGCGGCCTTCGGGTTGTCGGCATCGGCTACCGCAGCGTCTCGTGGATAGAGATCCCGGACGGGAATCGTGCTGTGAGGGGCGTTGGGGATGGGGCAGAGCCGCATCTCCTTCAGAGTCTCGTGTTTCTTGGCCTTATTGCGCTCCGCGATCCGCTCCGGAGCGATGCCGCCGCGGCGGTCGAGACGGCGCACAGCGCAGGTGCGCGCGTCATTATGGTGACGGGGGATAATATCGAGACGGCGCGCCGCGTTGCGTATGAAGCCTCTGTTGCACCTCGGGGTGCGATCGCTCTTACAGGCGCGGACGTGGAGAAGCTCACGGACCTTGCGCTCGGCGAGGCGCTGGAGCGGACAGAAATTTTTGCGCGGATGCTCCCGGAACACAAACTGCGCCTCGTGCGCGTGCTCAAGAATCGCGGGGAGGTCGTCGCGATGACCGGTGATGGCGTCAACGACGCCCCGGCGCTCATCTCCTCGGATATCGGCATCGCGCTCGGCAGTGGCACGGATGTGGCGAAGGAGGCGGCCGATATCGTGCTGGTCAATAACAGTTTCTCGGTGATCATCGCGGCGATTGAGGAGGGCAGACGAATCATTGACAATCTGAAGAAAATCGTGGCGTACCTCCTCTCGACGTCGTTCAGCGAAGTGATTGTGATCGGCGGCTCGCTCATCGCAGGAGGGCCCTTGCCGCTTCTCCCTGCGCAGATCCTCTGGACGAATATAATCGAGGAAGGGTTTATGAACTTCGCCTTTGCCTTTGAGCCGAAAGAACCTGACTTGATGCGCCGCAGCCCCCGCGAGAGCACCGCGCGCATCGTGGTGACGAGAGAGATGCGCTGGCTCATTGCTATGATTGCTGCGGTGACGGGGGCGCTTCTCCTTGCGCTCTACTTTCTCTTTCTCCGGCTCGATCTTCCGGAAGCGAGATTGCGTACGCTGATGTTCGTCGCCCTCTCGATTGACTCCATCTTTTTCTCATTTTCTTTGAAGAACCTCCGCGAGCCGGTCTGGAAGCTCAATCTATTTTCAAATCGTTACCTGCTCATGGCGCTCACGAGTTCAATCACGCTCCTTTTCACCGCGCTCTTTTTTCCGCCGGTACGCACGCTCCTCTCGCTCGTGCCTCTCGGGGCCCCCGAGCTCCTCTTCCTCCTCGGCGTCGGTCTCGTGAACCTTGCGACAATTGAGGTTGGCAAGTGGTTTGTCTTTCGGCGCAGGCGAAGACAGAAATGA
- a CDS encoding HIT domain-containing protein: MACPFCLVDPERTVVLERRAFAFVALSNPRLMPGHLLVIPKRHVEQIIWLSPLEMLDCFSLMQAYEAQIIAYLGAAGCDMRQHFRPFLSESEYKVDHVHFHLLPRNLDDELYQKSLRYESEVFQSLGEAERALMAHLFRPRPG, encoded by the coding sequence ATGGCTTGCCCGTTTTGTCTCGTAGACCCGGAGCGGACAGTAGTACTTGAAAGGCGAGCGTTTGCTTTTGTCGCACTGAGTAATCCTCGCCTCATGCCGGGCCACCTTCTGGTTATTCCGAAGAGGCATGTCGAGCAAATCATTTGGCTTAGCCCTCTCGAGATGCTCGATTGTTTCTCTCTTATGCAGGCATATGAGGCACAGATTATCGCCTACCTTGGGGCAGCCGGTTGCGATATGAGGCAGCACTTTCGTCCTTTTCTTTCGGAGAGTGAGTACAAAGTAGACCACGTCCACTTTCATTTGCTGCCGAGAAATCTCGACGACGAGCTCTATCAAAAAAGTCTTCGCTACGAGAGCGAGGTGTTTCAGTCCCTTGGGGAAGCAGAACGAGCGCTCATGGCGCACTTATTCCGTCCCCGTCCAGGGTAA
- a CDS encoding S41 family peptidase gives MAADSTTQRTNGVSARRVTQRRIIMEPASFEEPALFFLLSEDNRENSIEDCSLPYQKFVRILFIMRLYENGTKGALFLPALAGILMLAGAFVAGTYVGVTNRPAIEAAVGVKNKEELKPETVDFEPFWRSWNTINEKYVSGNGADDQKKVYGAIKGLTDSLDDPYSVFLDPEEYKLFQETLTGNFGGVGMEIGMRNDTLTVIAPLKGTPAERAGIRTGDKVVEIDGTPTSGMSLERAVSLIRGEKGTAVKLTVVREGEKKPLEFTIVRDVIEIPTIETESKSGSAALTPGEGGERVGEQTRGVFIVRLFNFTATSPDLFRRALREFIALGTTNKLILDLRGNPGGFLDAAVEVASYFLPAGKVVVKEELSGGVEGRVHRSQGYDVFNDNLQMVILVNNGSASASEIVAGALQEHGIATLVGEKTFGKGSVQELIGITDDTALKLTIARWLTPNGVSISESGITPDVVVEITEEDIEAERDPQLDKAIEILGTSNQ, from the coding sequence ATGGCCGCAGACAGTACTACGCAGCGTACAAACGGCGTCAGCGCGCGTAGAGTGACACAGCGTCGCATCATTATGGAGCCGGCTTCCTTTGAGGAGCCGGCTTTGTTTTTTCTTTTGAGTGAAGATAATCGGGAGAATTCAATAGAAGACTGTAGTTTGCCGTACCAGAAGTTTGTGCGTATACTATTTATCATGCGACTTTATGAGAATGGGACAAAAGGAGCCCTGTTTCTCCCCGCGCTTGCCGGCATCCTGATGCTTGCCGGCGCGTTTGTTGCGGGTACCTATGTCGGCGTGACGAACCGCCCCGCGATAGAGGCGGCGGTTGGAGTTAAAAACAAAGAAGAATTAAAGCCGGAGACGGTTGATTTCGAGCCCTTCTGGCGTTCGTGGAATACTATCAACGAAAAGTACGTCTCGGGCAATGGGGCAGACGACCAGAAAAAAGTCTACGGTGCGATCAAGGGATTGACCGATTCGCTCGATGATCCCTACTCGGTCTTTTTAGATCCCGAGGAGTACAAGCTCTTTCAGGAGACGCTCACCGGGAACTTCGGCGGCGTCGGCATGGAGATCGGGATGCGCAACGACACACTCACCGTGATCGCGCCTCTCAAGGGTACCCCTGCCGAGCGCGCTGGCATCCGCACCGGAGACAAGGTGGTTGAGATAGACGGCACGCCGACCTCCGGCATGTCGCTTGAGAGGGCTGTCTCGCTCATTCGGGGGGAGAAAGGTACTGCGGTGAAGCTCACCGTGGTGCGCGAGGGTGAGAAAAAGCCGCTCGAGTTTACAATAGTGCGCGACGTGATCGAGATTCCGACGATCGAGACCGAGAGCAAGTCTGGGAGCGCTGCTCTCACTCCGGGCGAGGGAGGGGAGCGTGTCGGAGAGCAAACGCGCGGCGTTTTTATTGTCCGCCTTTTTAACTTTACCGCGACGTCTCCCGACTTATTCCGCCGCGCGCTCCGCGAGTTTATCGCGCTCGGCACGACGAACAAGCTCATCCTCGATCTTCGGGGGAATCCGGGCGGTTTTCTCGACGCCGCCGTGGAGGTCGCGAGCTACTTTCTGCCTGCGGGAAAAGTGGTCGTGAAAGAGGAGCTCTCAGGAGGAGTCGAGGGCAGGGTACACCGCTCGCAGGGTTACGACGTGTTTAATGATAATCTGCAAATGGTGATTCTCGTCAACAACGGGAGTGCCTCAGCCTCCGAGATCGTCGCCGGCGCACTCCAGGAGCACGGCATCGCGACGCTTGTTGGAGAGAAGACATTTGGCAAAGGCTCCGTGCAGGAGCTGATTGGCATCACCGATGACACGGCGCTCAAGCTCACGATTGCCCGCTGGCTCACGCCAAACGGCGTGTCAATCTCTGAGTCAGGGATCACGCCGGATGTCGTTGTCGAGATAACGGAGGAAGACATCGAGGCCGAGCGCGATCCACAACTTGATAAGGCGATTGAAATTTTAGGGACGAGTAATCAGTAA
- the rplI gene encoding 50S ribosomal protein L9: protein MGVARPQLPVASYQSLKIMRVIFLQDVSKIGRKFDVKDVADGYARNFLLPRKCAVLATPDAEKRLAAERARSEASRALAGELLAQNIRALEGVKIELTARVNVRGHLFASVGQEEIATAIAAARRVEIPPELIQLEKPIKEVGEHALAARSGETIAHFVLSVKPLEQKKGT from the coding sequence TTGGGCGTTGCACGTCCCCAGTTACCAGTTGCTAGTTACCAGTCCCTCAAAATTATGCGCGTCATTTTTTTACAAGACGTTTCGAAGATCGGCCGAAAGTTTGACGTCAAGGACGTTGCGGACGGCTACGCGCGCAATTTTTTGCTGCCGCGAAAGTGTGCGGTACTTGCAACACCTGATGCCGAGAAGCGGCTCGCGGCCGAACGCGCGCGATCCGAGGCAAGTCGCGCGCTCGCGGGAGAGCTCCTCGCACAAAATATCCGCGCGCTTGAGGGCGTAAAGATCGAGCTTACGGCGAGAGTGAACGTTCGAGGTCATCTTTTTGCGTCGGTCGGGCAGGAAGAGATCGCGACGGCGATAGCCGCCGCGCGCCGCGTAGAAATTCCCCCCGAGCTCATTCAACTCGAGAAGCCGATCAAAGAGGTGGGGGAGCATGCGCTCGCCGCGCGGAGCGGCGAGACGATAGCCCACTTTGTGCTCAGTGTAAAACCACTCGAGCAAAAAAAGGGTACTTGA
- the rpmA gene encoding 50S ribosomal protein L27, with amino-acid sequence MAHRKAGGSAKNLRDSQPKYLGIKLSAGERARRGAVIVRQRGTRILAGENVGIGHDHTLFALADGHVEFRDKRHKRFDGRTISKKIAHVV; translated from the coding sequence ATGGCCCATCGTAAAGCCGGCGGCTCCGCAAAAAACCTCCGCGACTCACAACCAAAATACCTCGGCATAAAACTCTCCGCCGGAGAGCGCGCCCGACGCGGCGCGGTCATCGTGCGCCAGCGCGGCACGAGAATTCTCGCCGGAGAGAACGTCGGCATCGGCCACGACCACACGCTCTTTGCGCTCGCGGACGGCCATGTCGAGTTCCGCGACAAACGCCACAAGCGGTTTGACGGACGAACGATCAGTAAGAAGATTGCGCATGTGGTTTGA
- a CDS encoding aminotransferase class IV translates to MKTHFLNGALVSDEKLFISPRDIGFSRGFAVFDFLKTYPHHRPFKLEEHLDRLYNSARLIGLEVPWSKEEMEAWVMKTLAANQTSEEKFIKIIVSGGVSDTMFPRARPTIIIMVDPAVQYPTECYEKGVGVITVKHERYNPAAKSNNYIEGVKQTQLAAKVGAVEPVYYSDTQVFEGSNSNIFTVIGNSLLTPRTDILEGVTRNVLLQILRLPIPVQVKDFTMDEFCGATEAFLTGSGKEITPITSVDGKPLGDGTVGPITKDVMRQFREYTLSDLW, encoded by the coding sequence ATGAAGACCCATTTCTTAAACGGAGCGTTGGTGTCCGACGAAAAACTTTTTATTTCCCCGCGAGACATAGGATTTTCTCGTGGGTTTGCGGTATTTGATTTCCTCAAAACATATCCGCACCACCGGCCGTTTAAGCTCGAGGAGCACCTTGATCGTCTATATAACTCTGCTCGCCTCATCGGTCTTGAGGTACCCTGGAGCAAAGAGGAGATGGAAGCTTGGGTGATGAAAACTCTGGCCGCGAACCAGACGAGCGAAGAAAAATTCATCAAAATAATTGTCTCCGGCGGAGTATCAGATACTATGTTTCCTCGGGCACGCCCGACGATCATTATTATGGTGGATCCCGCTGTGCAATACCCCACGGAGTGCTATGAAAAAGGCGTGGGTGTGATCACGGTGAAGCACGAGCGATATAATCCAGCCGCAAAGTCGAACAACTACATTGAAGGGGTAAAACAAACTCAATTAGCAGCGAAGGTGGGCGCGGTGGAGCCGGTATACTATTCAGACACGCAGGTGTTTGAAGGCTCAAACAGCAATATATTCACAGTGATCGGCAATAGTCTTTTGACGCCGCGGACAGATATTTTAGAGGGTGTGACGCGGAACGTATTGCTCCAGATACTGCGCCTACCTATCCCTGTGCAGGTAAAAGATTTTACCATGGATGAATTTTGTGGCGCTACGGAGGCATTTTTGACCGGCAGCGGAAAGGAAATTACGCCGATAACATCGGTGGATGGTAAGCCGCTCGGAGACGGCACCGTGGGCCCTATCACCAAAGACGTCATGCGCCAGTTCCGCGAGTATACGCTTTCAGATCTCTGGTAG
- a CDS encoding M15 family metallopeptidase has product MQTVTNLHNFWTLPMEERAFWYIPEMLTTAFPIKECGEPLIDVRQQLPDTEWPYQFRPAAAVNGAGECRFLLRQDAARRFGDAARAIIRVSDGKIMLKVTDAFRPLSLQRAHFEKIKKDVARTEGLAGRELWERVTQFIADPDLCPPHTTGGAIDLTLVRSKNGTELPMGTPVDAIDDRAFTWHRDITAAAQKNRRLLFDAMTGAGFVNLASEWWHFSYGDQYWAAFLGEHNARYDSMEHTG; this is encoded by the coding sequence ATGCAAACGGTCACAAATCTTCATAACTTTTGGACCCTTCCCATGGAAGAGAGGGCATTTTGGTATATCCCCGAAATGCTTACAACAGCGTTCCCCATCAAGGAGTGCGGTGAGCCGCTGATTGACGTTCGGCAACAATTGCCTGACACGGAGTGGCCATATCAATTCAGACCAGCAGCCGCGGTAAACGGTGCTGGCGAATGTCGTTTCTTGTTGCGCCAAGATGCAGCGCGCCGCTTCGGAGATGCCGCGCGGGCAATTATAAGAGTGAGCGACGGGAAAATCATGCTCAAAGTCACAGACGCATTCCGTCCGCTTTCCTTACAGCGCGCGCATTTTGAAAAAATCAAAAAAGATGTAGCGCGCACAGAAGGCCTCGCCGGACGAGAGCTGTGGGAGAGAGTAACGCAATTTATCGCAGACCCGGACCTCTGTCCGCCGCACACGACGGGCGGTGCGATTGATCTCACGCTCGTGAGGTCAAAAAACGGCACCGAGCTGCCGATGGGGACGCCAGTGGACGCGATAGATGACCGGGCGTTCACGTGGCATCGCGACATCACTGCCGCAGCGCAAAAAAATCGTCGTCTTCTTTTTGATGCGATGACCGGTGCGGGTTTTGTGAATCTTGCGTCCGAGTGGTGGCATTTTTCCTATGGAGACCAATATTGGGCTGCCTTTTTAGGTGAGCACAACGCACGCTACGACAGCATGGAACATACCGGCTGA
- a CDS encoding magnesium transporter CorA family protein: MITFYYRTLKESRLAALPEFRVGAWVYVEAPTQDELDRLSRELGLDRGLLTDALDPFEVPRVEHDEGVVYVFTRVPDSDGDETVTVPLLIAVGEQFVLTVSGRTLHLLERILSGKIDVFTTQKTKVLLQILFELMHSYQSSLTAINRRVRATSVSLARVSSDDIRQFVVFEITLNDFLDALVPTGALLRNIGTGKFFGLFEDDRELMDDLVLATGQGIELCRASLKTITNIRGGYSAIVTNDLNRVIKLLTALTIVLMIPNLVASLYGMNVALPLGESRGAFWIIMLVIAFVSAGALGLFARNRWL, from the coding sequence ATGATTACCTTTTACTACCGCACGCTCAAGGAATCACGGCTCGCCGCCCTCCCCGAGTTTCGCGTCGGCGCGTGGGTCTACGTCGAGGCGCCGACCCAAGATGAGCTCGATCGCCTCTCGCGCGAGCTCGGGCTCGACCGCGGACTCCTCACCGACGCGCTCGACCCCTTCGAGGTGCCGCGCGTCGAGCACGACGAGGGCGTCGTCTACGTTTTTACTCGCGTGCCCGATAGCGACGGAGACGAGACGGTGACGGTGCCGCTTTTGATCGCGGTCGGCGAGCAGTTCGTGCTTACGGTCTCGGGTCGCACGCTCCATCTCCTCGAAAGAATACTCTCCGGGAAGATTGACGTCTTTACAACACAAAAGACGAAGGTGCTGCTCCAGATACTCTTCGAGCTTATGCATTCGTATCAGTCGTCGCTCACGGCGATCAACCGTCGCGTGCGCGCGACAAGCGTCAGTCTCGCTCGCGTTTCGAGCGATGACATCCGCCAGTTTGTGGTGTTCGAGATCACGCTCAATGATTTTCTCGATGCTCTCGTACCGACCGGCGCGCTGCTTCGGAATATCGGCACCGGAAAGTTTTTCGGACTTTTTGAAGACGATCGCGAACTCATGGACGACCTCGTGCTCGCGACGGGACAGGGGATCGAGCTCTGCCGGGCGAGCTTGAAGACCATTACGAACATCCGCGGCGGCTACTCAGCGATTGTTACGAATGATCTTAATCGGGTGATCAAGCTTCTCACCGCGCTCACGATTGTGCTCATGATCCCCAATTTAGTCGCGAGTCTCTACGGCATGAACGTGGCGCTGCCGCTTGGCGAAAGTCGCGGCGCTTTTTGGATTATCATGCTCGTGATCGCGTTTGTCTCCGCCGGGGCACTCGGCCTCTTTGCGCGGAATCGGTGGTTGTAA
- the ychF gene encoding redox-regulated ATPase YchF, with protein MLSIGIVGLPNVGKSTLFNALTKKRVPAENYPFCTIDPSVGVVAVPDRRLERLAAFSKSAKVVPAAVEFVDIAGLVKGAAEGEGLGNQFLAHIREVDAIAHVVRVFEDANITHVEGRIDPVHDIEIIETELALADAETVRKRRAGTLREVKRGEKAALAESVVLVRLAEALDNGRPAASILVAKDEAPLLGSLHLLTMKPMLFVLNTKTGSESASFRVAQEFLASRGNHAVIVDVGVEQDMSDILPEEKNIMRQAFAPTSDGVDGLIRAGYELLGLITFFTTGEDETRGWTIRRGANAPEAGAAIHTDFREKFIRAEVINWKVLLDASSYAAARERGLLRTEGKLYIVADGDVIEFKI; from the coding sequence ATGCTCTCCATTGGCATCGTGGGTCTTCCGAACGTCGGCAAGTCAACGCTCTTTAATGCGCTGACTAAAAAACGCGTGCCTGCGGAAAATTATCCGTTTTGCACGATTGATCCGTCGGTCGGCGTGGTTGCCGTGCCGGATCGGCGACTCGAGCGGCTCGCGGCATTTTCAAAATCGGCGAAAGTGGTTCCTGCCGCGGTTGAGTTTGTGGACATTGCAGGGCTGGTGAAGGGGGCAGCAGAAGGCGAGGGGCTCGGCAATCAGTTCCTCGCGCATATTCGTGAGGTGGACGCGATCGCGCATGTCGTGCGTGTGTTTGAGGACGCGAATATCACGCACGTCGAGGGCAGGATTGACCCGGTGCACGACATCGAGATCATTGAGACCGAGCTTGCGCTCGCGGACGCGGAGACGGTCCGGAAGCGTCGCGCCGGGACTCTGCGCGAGGTCAAGCGCGGGGAGAAGGCGGCGCTTGCGGAGAGCGTCGTGCTGGTGCGGCTTGCCGAGGCGCTCGACAACGGCCGACCAGCCGCATCCATTCTGGTTGCGAAAGACGAAGCGCCGCTTCTCGGCTCGCTCCATCTTCTCACGATGAAGCCCATGCTTTTCGTGCTCAACACGAAGACGGGAAGCGAGAGTGCATCGTTCAGAGTAGCGCAGGAGTTTTTAGCCTCGCGCGGGAATCACGCTGTCATAGTTGACGTCGGCGTCGAGCAGGACATGAGCGATATATTACCGGAGGAGAAAAACATAATGCGCCAGGCATTCGCGCCGACGAGCGACGGGGTAGACGGACTTATTCGCGCCGGCTACGAGCTGCTTGGACTTATTACTTTTTTTACAACCGGCGAGGATGAGACCCGGGGCTGGACGATCCGTCGCGGTGCGAATGCTCCCGAGGCGGGTGCCGCGATCCACACTGATTTTCGCGAAAAATTTATCCGCGCGGAGGTCATCAATTGGAAAGTGTTACTCGACGCCAGCTCCTATGCCGCCGCGCGTGAGCGCGGTCTCCTGCGCACGGAAGGGAAGCTCTATATCGTCGCGGACGGGGATGTGATTGAGTTCAAGATTTGA
- a CDS encoding DUF5671 domain-containing protein, with translation MKHRTSPKDFFLYLAALVALYTVVVSVLRLWFEIINTIFPDPLEYHYGFADGTLRAAMAALIVVFPLHLYLARLWNALMRREPEKSELWVRRWFVYLTLFVAGVTLAVDLIVLIDRFLGGELTTRFVFKVIAVFIAAGAVFGYFLYDLRRDVARPDRRLKLFAVAASSVVLGSIIGGFLVIGSPKEARDRRFDDQRTSNLQEIQWQVIEHWRQRRSLPPDLAALTEIFGYVQPLDPATTRPPYEYRVTGPNSFELCAMFSLPSGSASPKGAPYARYPAAPEPASIYVDRVDEKFFVKGSSWEHEAGRACFERVIEIVEKAETDVKKR, from the coding sequence ATGAAACATCGCACATCGCCCAAAGACTTTTTCCTCTATCTTGCCGCGCTCGTTGCGCTCTACACAGTGGTCGTGAGCGTGCTCAGGCTGTGGTTTGAGATTATCAACACGATATTTCCTGACCCACTCGAGTACCACTACGGATTTGCCGACGGCACGCTCCGCGCCGCGATGGCGGCGCTTATCGTCGTCTTTCCGCTCCACCTCTACCTCGCGCGCCTCTGGAATGCTCTCATGCGTCGCGAGCCAGAGAAGAGCGAGCTCTGGGTTAGGAGATGGTTCGTTTACCTCACGCTCTTTGTCGCAGGAGTCACGCTCGCCGTTGACCTCATTGTGCTTATTGATCGATTTCTCGGCGGGGAGCTTACCACGCGCTTTGTCTTCAAGGTGATTGCCGTATTCATCGCGGCAGGAGCGGTTTTCGGCTACTTTCTCTATGATCTGCGGCGCGATGTCGCGCGGCCCGATCGGCGGCTCAAGCTCTTTGCTGTCGCGGCGTCATCTGTCGTCCTTGGTTCAATTATCGGCGGATTTCTCGTAATCGGTTCGCCGAAGGAAGCGCGCGACCGGCGCTTTGATGACCAGCGGACGAGTAATCTCCAGGAGATTCAGTGGCAAGTTATTGAGCACTGGAGGCAGCGACGCTCTTTGCCCCCGGACCTTGCGGCTCTCACGGAAATTTTCGGCTATGTGCAGCCGCTTGATCCCGCAACAACCCGTCCGCCGTATGAATATCGCGTCACTGGACCGAACTCATTTGAGCTCTGCGCGATGTTTAGCTTGCCAAGCGGGAGTGCCTCGCCAAAGGGCGCCCCGTATGCCCGCTACCCCGCTGCCCCCGAGCCGGCCTCGATCTATGTGGACCGCGTGGACGAGAAATTTTTCGTGAAAGGTTCTTCGTGGGAGCACGAGGCGGGGAGAGCATGTTTTGAGCGGGTGATTGAAATCGTAGAAAAAGCGGAGACAGACGTAAAAAAGAGGTAA